A stretch of the Lolium perenne isolate Kyuss_39 chromosome 3, Kyuss_2.0, whole genome shotgun sequence genome encodes the following:
- the LOC127343821 gene encoding GATA transcription factor 9, producing the protein MESTAAAEYDAHGGYYGRDSKPCADIFVVDDLLALPCDDDDDDQGEAAEAPAFQLGAAAVTVKKEEVGFGNVSADSSTVTALDSCSNSFSGLADGDFSGGLCEPYDQLAELEWLSNYMGEGEESFATEDLQKLQLISGIPSGGFSSSAKYGQPAAPPTAATASASAAAQPGMFLPEGPVPAKARSKRSRVAPGNWSSRLLVLPPPPASPPSPASMAISPAESGVSDHAFHVKRPSKPAKKKEAVAPPQPHAQPATATAPPSGVAAAANEGRRCVHCETDKTPQWRTGPMGPKTLCNACGVRYKSGRLVPEYRPAASPTFSNARHSNSHRKVLELRRQREMHPHLHHHHHQHHFNAGGGVGPAGGVGGLMHMQSSLLFDGPSAPPLVGGGDDFLIHHHHHLGSDYRQQLM; encoded by the exons ATGgagtcgacggcggcggcggagtatGACGCGCACGGCGGCTACTACGGCCGTGACAGTAAGCCCTGCGCGGACATCTTCGTCGTCGACGACCTCCTCGCGCTGCcgtgcgacgacgacgacgacgaccaagGGGAGGCCGCCGAGGCGCCGGCGTTCCAGCTCGGCGCCGCCGCCGTAACCGTCAAGAAGGAGGAGGTTGGGTTCGGGAACGTGTCCGCCGACTCCTCCACCGTCACCGCCCTCGACAGCTGCAGCAACTCCTTCTCCGGCCTCGCCGACGGCGACTTCTCCGGCGGCCTCTGCGAACCG TACGATCAGCTGGCGGAGCTGGAATGGCTGTCCAACTACATGGGCGAGGGCGAGGAGAGCTTCGCCACCGAGGACCTGCAGAAGCTGCAGCTCATCTCCGGCATCCCCTCGGGCGGCTTCTCCTCCTCGGCCAAGTACGGGCAGCCAGCTGCTCCTCCAACGGCCGCCACCGCCTCTGCCTCCGCGGCGGCGCAGCCCGGCATGTTCCTGCCGGAGGGCCCCGTGCCCGCCAAGGCCCGCAGCAAGCGGTCCCGCGTCGCGCCAGGCAACTGGTCGTCCCGCCTGCTCGTGCTCCCGCCACCCCCGGCCTCCCCGCCGTCCCCGGCGTCCATGGCCATCTCGCCCGCGGAGTCCGGCGTGTCCGACCACGCCTTCCACGTCAAGCGGCCGTCGAAGCCGGCCAAGAAGAAGGAGGCCGTGGCGCCGCCGCAACCGCACGCCCAGCCCGCGACCGCGACCGCGCCGCCgtcgggcgtggcggcggcggccaacgAGGGGCGGCGGTGCGTGCACTGCGAGACGGACAAGACCCCGCAGTGGAGGACGGGGCCCATGGGCCCCAAGACGCTGTGCAACGCGTGCGGGGTGCGGTACAAGTCCGGGCGGCTGGTGCCGGAGTACCGGCCGGCGGCCAGCCCCACCTTCTCCAACGCCAGGCACTCCAACTCCCACCGCAAGGTGCTGGAGCTGCGCCGCCAGCGGGAGATGCAcccgcacctccaccaccaccaccaccagcaccaCTTCAACGCTGGCGGCGGCGTCGGCCCGGCGGGCGGCGTCGGGGGCCTGATGCACATGCAGAGCTCGCTGCTGTTCGACGGGCCGTCCGCGCCGCCCctcgtcggcggcggcgacgacttcctcatccaccaccaccaccacctaggGTCGGACTACCGGCAGCAGCTCATGTAG